The following coding sequences are from one Lolium rigidum isolate FL_2022 chromosome 6, APGP_CSIRO_Lrig_0.1, whole genome shotgun sequence window:
- the LOC124661925 gene encoding phosphoribosylaminoimidazole carboxylase, chloroplastic, with the protein MHARLLSAPCRTSSSSLPCARRHPRCASWEPRPPSRSSASPPLSLRARASMDPAPSEGRSDPPAHGVSDRVVGVLGGGQLGKMLCQAASQMGIKVAILDPLDNCPASSVCHQHVVGSFDDGDTVREFAKRCDVLTFEIEHVDAATLEKLEKQGVVCEPKASTIMIIQDKFRQKEHFSRFGIPVADFVEVDTLSSIEKAGEMFGYPLMVKSKRLAYDGRGNAVAHDKKGLSSVVSSLGGFEHGLYVERWTPFAKEFSVIVARSRDGCTVCYPVVETIHKDNICHVVEAPAEIPEKMKKLATSVAEKAIKSLEGAGVFAVELFLTNDNQVLLNEVAPRPHNSGHQTIEACYTSQYEQHLRAILGLPLGDPSMKAPATIMYNILGEDEGEPGFVLAHQLIKRALNIPGASVHWYAKPEMRKQRKMGHITIVGSSMFIVKAHLDKLLQRDTDAINKARPRAAIIMGSDSDLPIMKDAAAVLEKFNVPFELTIVSAHRTPKRMYDYALSANERGIEVIIAGAGGAAHLPGMVASLTTLPVIGVPIWTKSLQGMDSLLSIVQMPKGIPVATVAIGNAENAGLLAVRMLASRDPELSDRIYEYQQNLEDSVLGKAQRLEESGANEYLRQYMKP; encoded by the exons ATGCACGCCAGGCTGCTCAGCGCCCCGTgccgcacctcctcctcctccctcccctgCGCCCGCCGCCACCCCCGCTGCGCGTCGTGGGAGCCGCGGCCGCCGAGCCGGAGCTCCGCCTCGCCGCCTCTCTCGCTGCGCGCCCGCGCCTCCATGGACCCCGCTCCGTCAGAGGG GCGGAGCGACCCGCCCGCGCATGGCGTGTCCGACAGGGTCGTCGGGGTGCTGGGGGGCGGCCAGCTGGGGAAGATGCTATGCCAGGCGGCCAGCCAGATGGGGATCAAGGTGGCCATCCTGGACCCCCTCGACAACTGCCCGGCGAGCTCGGTTTGCCACCAGCATGTGGTGGGGAGCTTCGACGATGGCGACACGGTCCGTGAATTCGCGAAGAG GTGTGATGTTTTGACTTTTGAAATCGAGCATGTTGATGCCGCAACACTTGAGAAGCTTGAAAAACAGGGTGTCGTTTGTGAACCCAAAGCCTCTACAATCATGATTATTCAG GATAAGTTCAGGCAGAAAGAGCATTTCTCGAGATTTGGAATCCCGGTAGCTGACTTTGTCGAG GTAGATACTTTGAGCAGTATAGAGAAAGCTGGGGAAATGTTTGGCTACCCTCTGATggtaaaaagtaaaagattggcataTGATGGTCGTGGGAATGCTGTCGCTCACGATAAAAAGGGGCTATCTTCTGTTGTTTCTT CGCTGGGTGGGTTTGAGCATGGCTTGTATGTTGAGAGGTGGACACCTTTTGCAAAG GAGTTTTCTGTAATTGTGGCAAGGAGCAGAGATGGTTGTACTGTCTGCTATCCTGTTGTTGAAACCATTCATAA GGATAACATCTGTCATGTTGTTGAAGCTCCTGCTGAGATACctgagaaaatgaagaagttagcTACTAGTGTAGCTGAAAAAGCTATCAAATCATTAGAAGGCGCTGGTGTTTTTGCTGTGGAACTATTTTTAACAAATGATAATCAG GTTTTGTTGAATGAAGTTGCCCCTAGGCCTCACAATAGTGGACATCAGACAATCGAGGCATGTTACACTTCACAGTATGAGCAACATTTACGTGCTATTCTTGGACTTCCTCTAGGTGATCCTTCAATGAAAGCACCCGCAACAATAATGTACAACATCCTAGGCGAGGATGAG GGTGAGCCAGGATTTGttttagctcatcagctgattaaGAGGGCATTAAATATTCCAGGTGCATCAGTCCATTGGTATGCGAAACCAG AGATGCGAAAGCAAAGAAAGATGGGTCATATTACCATTGTGGGGTCTTCTATGTTCATTGTGAAAGCACACTTGGACAAGTTACTGCAAAGAGACACAGATGCTATAAACAAAG CTAGACCACGCGCTGCTATTATAATGGGTTCGGATTCTGATCTCCCCATAATGAAAGATGCTGCAGCAGTATTGGAGAAGTTCAACGTACCTTTTGAG CTTACAATTGTTTCGGCGCATCGTACACCAAAGAGAATGTATGATTATGCATTATCTGCTAACGAAAGGGGCATAGAGGTCATTATTGCAGGCGCAGGTGGAGCAGCTCACTTACCAG GAATGGTGGCTTCATTGACTACACTTCCTGTAATTGGAGTCCCCATCTGGACCAAGTCATTACAGGGAATGGATTCCCTCCTATCTATTGTGCAA ATGCCAAAAGGTATCCCTGTTGCCACTGTTGCAATTGGAAATGCAGAAAATGCAGGTTTGTTGGCTGTTAGGATGCTTGCCTCAAGAGATCCTGAGTTGTCGGACAG GATATATGAGTATCAGCAAAATTTGGAAGACAGCGTGTTGGGGAAAGCCCAACGGCTTGAGGAATCAGGTGCAAATGAATATCTGAGGCAATATATGAAGCCTTGA